One Helianthus annuus cultivar XRQ/B chromosome 12, HanXRQr2.0-SUNRISE, whole genome shotgun sequence genomic region harbors:
- the LOC110892599 gene encoding probable LRR receptor-like serine/threonine-protein kinase RPK1, whose product MSPGMTVAVKRLTVEMCQGVPQFNAEIRSLQRIEHPNLITLIGYYASPSEMFLVYNYLPGGSLEEFIRLKRSSVTGVQTVIKIAFDVAAALAFLHNECNPSVLHRDVKPSNVLLDNDLNAYLSDFGLSRLLPGFKTHVTTGVAGTFGYVAPEYALACRVSNRADVYSYGVMLLELISDKRALDPSFSTEHNGYTIVSWAAMLQREGRMKEAFAVAMWESGPEKVLVDLLELGLHCTEEAASGRPSMRQVVRNLKQIQQAFDP is encoded by the coding sequence ATGTCTCCGGGGATGACGGTGGCGGTGAAGCGGCTGACCGTCGAAATGTGTCAAGGGGTTCCTCAGTTTAATGCCGAAATACGCAGTCTACAACGGATTGAACACCCGAACCTGATAACATTAATCGGCTACTACGCTAGCCCGTCCGAGATGTTTCTTGTTTACAATTATCTACCGGGCGGAAGCCTAGAAGAATTTATCCGCTTAAAAAGAAGCAGTGTGACGGGTGTGCAAACAGTTATTAAAATCGCATTCGACGTGGCTGCAGCGCTAGCATTTTTGCACAACGAGTGCAATCCAAGTGTCCTTCACCGCGATGTAAAGCCAAGCAATGTGTTGTTAGACAATGATTTAAATGCTTACTTGTCAGATTTTGGGTTGTCACGTCTTCTCCCGGGATTTAAGACTCATGTGACAACCGGGGTTGCTGGGACGTTTGGATATGTGGCTCCCGAATATGCTTTGGCGTGTCGGGTATCCAACCGGGCCGATGTGTATAGCTATGGTGTTATGCTTCTTGAACTGATTTCGGATAAACGGGCGTTGGATCCGTCGTTTTCAACAGAACACAATGGTTATACAATTGTGTCGTGGGCGGCGATGCTCCAGCGAGAGGGGCGGATGAAGGAGGCGTTTGCGGTCGCCATGTGGGAGTCAGGGCCGGAAAAGGTGTTGGTAGATTTGTTGGAGTTGGGGTTGCATTGCACGGAGGAAGCAGCCTCCGGAAGACCAAGCATGAGGCAAGTTGTAAGGAACTTGAAGCAAATTCAACAAGCCTTTGACCCTTGA